The following are from one region of the Hymenobacter sp. YIM 151858-1 genome:
- a CDS encoding MOSC domain-containing protein — MAFPFFGDDKSVVARLLATLPQVGRVEWIGVRPARRQPLQSVPEVEALTDAHLAGDHARPKPGGKRQATLIQHEHLASVAGFLGLPEPVEPGRLRRNLSISGLNLLALKNRRIRIGEQVVLEITGECHPCSRMEEELGPGGYNAMRGHGGLTARILQGGLIRVGDAVQVVHQE, encoded by the coding sequence ATGGCATTTCCTTTTTTCGGCGACGATAAATCGGTCGTGGCGCGCTTGCTGGCCACGCTGCCGCAAGTAGGCCGCGTGGAGTGGATTGGCGTGCGCCCGGCCCGGCGGCAGCCCTTGCAGTCGGTGCCGGAAGTGGAGGCCCTGACCGACGCCCACCTGGCCGGCGACCACGCCCGCCCCAAACCCGGCGGCAAGCGGCAGGCCACGCTTATTCAGCACGAGCATTTGGCTTCGGTGGCCGGTTTTTTGGGTTTGCCCGAGCCCGTAGAGCCCGGCCGTTTGCGCCGCAACCTCAGCATCAGCGGCCTGAATCTGCTGGCCCTGAAAAACCGGCGCATCCGCATCGGCGAGCAAGTGGTGCTGGAGATTACCGGCGAATGCCACCCTTGCTCGCGCATGGAAGAGGAGTTGGGCCCGGGCGGCTACAACGCCATGCGCGGCCACGGCGGCCTCACGGCCCGCATCCTGCAGGGCGGCCTTATCCGCGTCGGCGATGCGGTGCAGGTGGTGCACCAAGAATAG
- a CDS encoding TetR/AcrR family transcriptional regulator gives MTAKKDDKREAILQAAAHCFSRFGYDKTTLQDIGDAAKLNKASLYYYFRNKEDLFVQVVLLEAERYLGALQEQVQPLMRATDKIVTYLTGRLEYYQQVLNLHQLSIENLQRLEPMFDDVYQAVRGQELAFLGELLSEGVADREFLKLQPERAADALLTVADGIKHEAVQRARTRFAHEVDYAPVQEKLTYTLTLLLNGLKK, from the coding sequence ATGACAGCCAAAAAGGACGACAAGCGCGAGGCGATTTTGCAGGCGGCAGCCCACTGTTTCAGCCGCTTCGGCTACGACAAAACCACGCTGCAGGACATCGGCGACGCGGCCAAGCTCAACAAGGCCTCGCTGTACTACTACTTCCGCAACAAAGAGGACCTGTTCGTGCAGGTAGTGCTGCTGGAGGCCGAGCGCTACCTAGGGGCTTTGCAGGAGCAGGTGCAGCCGCTGATGCGCGCCACCGATAAAATCGTGACGTACCTCACCGGGCGGCTCGAGTATTACCAGCAGGTGCTGAACCTGCACCAGCTCAGCATCGAGAACCTGCAGCGCCTTGAGCCGATGTTCGACGACGTGTACCAGGCCGTGCGCGGGCAGGAGCTGGCCTTTTTGGGCGAGCTGCTCAGCGAAGGCGTGGCCGACCGCGAGTTTCTGAAACTGCAGCCCGAGCGCGCGGCCGATGCCCTGCTTACCGTGGCCGACGGCATCAAGCACGAAGCCGTGCAACGCGCCCGCACGCGCTTTGCCCACGAGGTAGATTACGCCCCCGTGCAGGAAAAGCTTACCTACACCCTCACCCTGCTCCTCAACGGCCTCAAGAAATAG